The Astyanax mexicanus isolate ESR-SI-001 chromosome 6, AstMex3_surface, whole genome shotgun sequence region CCTTGTTTCCCTGTGGTACTCATTGAATACTTGACCCTTCCCCTCTGCAGTTGGAAGCCAAAGGACATAGCTCAGTGGTGGGAACGGTAAAGAGCTCGGAGGGTGGCGATACACTGAGGAGGGACCGAGAGGAGCAAAGGAGGCTGCTGGCTGACACCCACACTGCAGCAATGGACCTGCGCTGCCGGCTGGAGCACAGCGAGAGGAGCTGGATGAGAGAGAAATCTGAGCTGCTGGAACGATTTGACTTGGAGAGGAAGGAGTGGGAGAATCAGCTCAGGGACATGCAGTGCAAGATTGAGGAGGTGAGTCTGCAGATGGAAGCCAAGCCCAGGATATAGTGTGCCACACCCTAAAAGTCAGCTAAACAAACTTAATGCTGTCAAGCTTATATGGAACTAATTACTAAATTGATAGTGAGCTCCAAAACGCACCAAAAAAGGTCAGAATTAAACATGTATTAGACGTACAGTCGAATGCTGTGAGCAGACATTTATGATTGCTGAATTTGTGATTGTTGTTTACTGCTAAAAGTAAGAATAGGCTCATTATGTCGGATTTAATACATGCTCTGCTGCAGTCTTGGACTGTTAGTGGGTGGTGAAAAAGAAGCGAGATGGAATTACTGAACCCCAGGGGAGATCTGGCAGAATGGATTTAAATCTGACACTCTTTGGAAAAGAGATTAGCTTTTTAATGACACAAGAGAACTGGATTGAGAGCTTAACCAGTGGAACAATATGCTTTGAAAAATGTGAGCTGTAGCCCTCCCAAGTACAAATTCAAAGCCAACAAAAGAACAAATGAAAAGTGAAGGAAATGAATAACTCATTCTTATTTTTCTGAGCTCCTGCactgaaatatattatatattgtgtgtACAAATGTCAATCTAGAGGTATTTGGAGGCAAGTGTGAGAATTCTCAAAAGTCTGTCTATCTGTTTCAGTTGTATAATGAAGTGAAGACCCACAGAGAAAGAGGTGCTGTTGGACCAAATGCAGATGCACAGAGGGGTGCCATAAGGCTCAGCACACGCTCTGCCAGCACTGTGTCCAGCTCCCTAACGGACCCCTCAGAGGCCCAAGGCAGCAGCTACTCTGAGCCTCTCACGCAGCGCAGTCACAGCAGCACCGGTTCCAGTCACAACCACAGCGAACTCAGTGACCAGCACTGCCGTGTTCAAAGTGGGCCATCAAAGCAACGCAGCTCCGGGAAGTTCGAGCACGGGGAACTGGAGACCATTAATACTGCAGAGCTGGAAGACATGCTGCAAGGGTGTCTGAGTAAAGTACTTGACAGCACGCCCACGTCTACTGGACAAGAGGACCTCCTCAACCCCTTCAGGACTTTTCAGAGCATGGACATCAACTGTGCGAGTGATAAAAAGAAGAACACAATGGCTCTCAATGCTGTGAGTTTTCCTGGCTTTCAACATTTGGTCACATAAAACATGACTTGGGTTACTGCCACCGCTTAGTTTCACTATCCCAGTGCTGttgaatattttattacagtgCAACCCTTTTAAGTTTTATCTGGCAGAATTGTTGTTTACCGTAATACCATCTGACTAGCTGAGTTACTTATTTGTCTTAGGCTCTTAAAGAAATAGCAAGGGTAAGTGAGGAACTCTGCAGCTACCAGGATGAGATCCGAAGGAAGTCTGATGTCAAGAGGTAATTCCTAATAAGTTTTCATGAATTAAGACTGCGCTACACTTGCTTCATTgagtaaatcttattttcttcctcAGAAGCCGAAGTGAGTCAGCGTTCTTTCCAGAACAGGTTGAAATGAGCGAAGAGTTGGAAACAGTCAACGCAGATTTCAGCTTGAATGAGTGGTGCAAAGATCTTCAAGCCCTTGACAAGCAGAAATGGATCAACTGGGAGGATATCAAAAAGGAGTCGAGCAGGACGGATGACATTAAGCCGCTTGTAAAGAGAAGACAAGCCCCTCCCATCCCTGTAAGGAGCACATCTTGGTACCTGAACAGTTCCCCTGCCAAAGAAGTAGAGGCCAGTGCACCCGAACCACTCAAAGACAGAAGGTGTCGAAGCCCTTGCATTCACAGAAAGTGCAACAGCCCCTCCATAGTTCGGAAATTTGAGGCAATGCTACAAGAGAACGAGGGAAAGATTCTGACAGACTCTGGGATTGTGTCCTGCTCAGTGCCTCTTGATTCCAAGTGCAATATCAGCTGCTGCCAGAGCCGGTGGTCCTGTGATGGAAGCAGGTTTGGCAGCAGCAAGTCATCCACGTATGTGCCTGTCCAAAAATGCTTCTCAGATGTTAACATTGCGGCTGCAGGGGCTGAGTGCAGTCAAAACCAAATAGGTGTAGAGAATAAACAAAACCTGAATGGAGAGCATCTCATGGACTCAACACACAGGGACATAGCTACAGACTCTGCACAGTCTCTGGATGTAACCTCACCTTGTATCAATACCACCTCTCTGAGAAATGAGACATTAGAAAGGAAAACGGCTGAGTTCAACCGCATGCTCTTCCAGGCAGGCATGGGTCTTCGGTGCAATGAGGACAGTTTCAGCTCCACAGATGAGCACGGCACAGCTGACAGTACCACTGCCATTCCATTATCATATCTTGAGGACAATCCAACAGATATGCTTGCCGATCTCATGGTACAGCTTCCAAGGGACAAATGTGCAGAGACTGCTGCTCAGACATCACCACACTTAAAGAGCCACACAAGGAACTCCATTTCTGACCTTCCACCTCTGCAGCAGGGTCTTAAAATGAAGAAGGTTCCCTCAGACATATCCGAGCATCTAGGACTTAAACACGAAGTCTCTAACTTTGTATGCCTGCCAGTGCACACAGAAGACAAGGAACTAAAGCCTTTGTGCCTGGAGCACAGGAAGTCTGCTACTTACTTTGATGCAGGTATGAGAATCGATCAGACTACTTTAGATGTAAGTTCACCCCAGCTGAAACATCAGACAGATAAGCCCTGTAAAACAAAATCTGACAGCTCAGGTCAGCCTCCCGCTGAACCAAAATCCAAACAACCTGAACGTACACAGCAGGACACACCTAACACCAGGGCAAGAGTTTTAGATGAAAATCCTTGGAAACCTTTGACTCTGGCTGCTTATCCTCGACCAGTAGAGTCTCGATCCAACTATGGAGCAGTAGAAAGGATTCTGAAGAGTTATGAAAATATGGGACGACCCCAGCAAGACTCCAAAATGCAGTCCAGTCCAGGCAAGGAGGAGGATCTTAAAGAGCTTTTGGATATGCTGGAAATCCAGCATCAATCTAGAGCCAGTcatagactcacacacacacctcaccacCAGGCTGTAACCCACAAAGAGgcacatgtaactgtgaaggtTAGTACCCCAGTGCAGAGAAAAACACTCCCTGAAACACAGCCATGCAAATACACACAAGACTGTTCAAATGAGGGAGGAATGGTATATGAGGTGCAGGTGTAGACGTctcctctgtgtgtgttctgcatAC contains the following coding sequences:
- the LOC103033673 gene encoding uncharacterized protein KIAA0408 isoform X1, with protein sequence MWSPFGNGSGLHNSTTGAAGGGGGGGYVSKAQGWEFVPCSRLEREAAGGVGRRRSRSPRPSPRSPASPGARFFEASPTPPATAPASSPAACSDGQSPWRELQGQHARLKKKLEEMKRRHEQEKDDWLREKEVLLREMASIQGGENRRILLDLKSVLEEVQLEVKREEGKRSELQLQYTKDRCAWELERADLKCRIAQLEAKGHSSVVGTVKSSEGGDTLRRDREEQRRLLADTHTAAMDLRCRLEHSERSWMREKSELLERFDLERKEWENQLRDMQCKIEELYNEVKTHRERGAVGPNADAQRGAIRLSTRSASTVSSSLTDPSEAQGSSYSEPLTQRSHSSTGSSHNHSELSDQHCRVQSGPSKQRSSGKFEHGELETINTAELEDMLQGCLSKVLDSTPTSTGQEDLLNPFRTFQSMDINCASDKKKNTMALNAALKEIARVSEELCSYQDEIRRKSDVKRSRSESAFFPEQVEMSEELETVNADFSLNEWCKDLQALDKQKWINWEDIKKESSRTDDIKPLVKRRQAPPIPVRSTSWYLNSSPAKEVEASAPEPLKDRRCRSPCIHRKCNSPSIVRKFEAMLQENEGKILTDSGIVSCSVPLDSKCNISCCQSRWSCDGSRFGSSKSSTYVPVQKCFSDVNIAAAGAECSQNQIGVENKQNLNGEHLMDSTHRDIATDSAQSLDVTSPCINTTSLRNETLERKTAEFNRMLFQAGMGLRCNEDSFSSTDEHGTADSTTAIPLSYLEDNPTDMLADLMVQLPRDKCAETAAQTSPHLKSHTRNSISDLPPLQQGLKMKKVPSDISEHLGLKHEVSNFVCLPVHTEDKELKPLCLEHRKSATYFDAGMRIDQTTLDVSSPQLKHQTDKPCKTKSDSSGQPPAEPKSKQPERTQQDTPNTRARVLDENPWKPLTLAAYPRPVESRSNYGAVERILKSYENMGRPQQDSKMQSSPGKEEDLKELLDMLEIQHQSRASHRLTHTPHHQAVTHKEAHVTVKQNKESTLSAKKSFSRPACPAKRRLPSRWANRSSSTSSTSSPSPSPTAQPTISTPLQMFTYSAYHTETVIM
- the LOC103033673 gene encoding uncharacterized protein LOC103033673 isoform X2, which produces MWSPFGNGSGLHNSTTGAAGGGGGGGYVSKAQGWEFVPCSRLEREAAGGVGRRRSRSPRPSPRSPASPGARFFEASPTPPATAPASSPAACSDGQSPWRELQGQHARLKKKLEEMKRRHEQEKDDWLREKEVLLREMASIQGGENRRILLDLKSVLEEVQLEVKREEGKRSELQLQYTKDRCAWELERADLKCRIAQLEAKGHSSVVGTVKSSEGGDTLRRDREEQRRLLADTHTAAMDLRCRLEHSERSWMREKSELLERFDLERKEWENQLRDMQCKIEELYNEVKTHRERGAVGPNADAQRGAIRLSTRSASTVSSSLTDPSEAQGSSYSEPLTQRSHSSTGSSHNHSELSDQHCRVQSGPSKQRSSGKFEHGELETINTAELEDMLQGCLSKVLDSTPTSTGQEDLLNPFRTFQSMDINCASDKKKNTMALNAALKEIARVSEELCSYQDEIRRKSDVKRSRSESAFFPEQVEMSEELETVNADFSLNEWCKDLQALDKQKWINWEDIKKESSRTDDIKPLVKRRQAPPIPVRSTSWYLNSSPAKEVEASAPEPLKDRRCRSPCIHRKCNSPSIVRKFEAMLQENEGKILTDSGIVSCSVPLDSKCNISCCQSRWSCDGSRFGSSKSSTYVPVQKCFSDVNIAAAGAECSQNQIGVENKQNLNGEHLMDSTHRDIATDSAQSLDVTSPCINTTSLRNETLERKTAEFNRMLFQAGMGLRCNEDSFSSTDEHGTADSTTAIPLSYLEDNPTDMLADLMVQLPRDKCAETAAQTSPHLKSHTRNSISDLPPLQQGLKMKKVPSDISEHLGLKHEVSNFVCLPVHTEDKELKPLCLEHRKSATYFDAAKQRVHIKRQEEFLTPSLSCKTTSALALG